A single window of Microbispora hainanensis DNA harbors:
- a CDS encoding MFS transporter yields the protein MATARTRETPPDTAAPAMTHREILEALSGLMLGLFVAILSSTVVSNALPTITAELHANETTYTWVITATLLATTVSTPIWGKLADLMSKKILIQLGLTVYVIGSAIAGLSQNSGMLIVARVIQGLGAGGLTALTQVIMAAMISPRERGRYSGYLGAVFAVATIGGPLVGGLIVDTSWLGWRWCFYVGVPFAVLSLIVLQKTLNLPVLKRDVRIDWGGATLITAAVSLLLIWVSFAGTKYDWLSWQTGAMVGGAVVLALLFLVVESKVSEPIVPLRLFRTRTVSLSVIASVLVGVAMFGGTTFLSQYFQLARGETPTVAGLMTLPMILGLAISSTVSGQIITRTGRWKVFLVSGTFFLTAGFALMGTLRYDTDYWLVAIFMFCVGVGIGMSQQNLVLAVQNQVRAEDLGAGSSVVSFFRSLGGAIGVSALGALMGDRVKHYLEDALAALGVQGGTGQEAGAIPKLSALPAPIRTAVEGAYGHGIGDLFLYAAPLSLLALIAVLFIKEVPLRTSAITVRADAAEAGETPGPETAPQRNGAVTGRHAQRDRQQHDRQRPVTAAGAEPASPNGHATAIEPLNAQPLTTQALNAQSLTTQAPNAQVLTATQAQPYAALAMDAHGPGVDIRGFVKGRDGVPVGRATLTLIDVRGHQLGRTVTQDDGGYVLQAPGSGTYVLIASAGDREPQVATLVVGDQPVDYDMVLAASGRLVGTVRGADGTPVADAVVVVTDVRGEVVASSATDAQGGFSFSGIVAGTYTLTVSGAAYRPSAVPIEVLGTGQTRHDVVLLPGARVRGTVRVKDGVPLADARVTLLDAAGNVVGVATTGEDGEYAFTDLTGGQYTLVASGYPPVASTLNLGGEGDEPYDVWLGHER from the coding sequence ATGGCGACAGCGAGGACGAGGGAGACGCCGCCGGACACGGCGGCCCCCGCGATGACGCACCGGGAGATCCTGGAGGCGCTCTCGGGGCTGATGCTGGGGTTGTTCGTCGCGATCCTGTCGTCGACCGTCGTGTCGAACGCGCTCCCCACGATCACGGCGGAACTGCACGCGAACGAGACCACCTACACGTGGGTGATCACGGCGACCCTGCTCGCCACGACGGTGTCCACCCCTATCTGGGGCAAGCTCGCCGACCTGATGAGCAAGAAGATCCTCATCCAGCTCGGCCTCACCGTCTACGTCATCGGCTCGGCGATCGCCGGTCTGTCGCAGAACTCCGGCATGCTGATCGTGGCACGAGTGATCCAGGGCCTCGGCGCCGGCGGCCTCACCGCGCTCACCCAGGTCATCATGGCGGCGATGATCTCGCCGCGGGAGCGCGGCCGCTACTCCGGCTACCTGGGCGCGGTCTTCGCCGTCGCCACGATCGGCGGCCCGCTCGTCGGCGGCCTCATCGTCGACACCTCGTGGCTCGGCTGGCGCTGGTGCTTCTACGTCGGCGTGCCGTTCGCGGTCCTCTCGCTGATCGTGCTGCAGAAGACCCTGAACCTGCCGGTCCTCAAGCGGGACGTACGCATCGACTGGGGCGGCGCGACGCTGATCACCGCCGCGGTCTCGCTGCTGCTGATCTGGGTCTCCTTCGCCGGCACCAAGTACGACTGGCTGTCGTGGCAGACCGGCGCCATGGTCGGCGGCGCGGTGGTGCTCGCGCTGCTCTTCCTCGTGGTCGAGTCGAAGGTGAGCGAGCCCATCGTCCCGCTGCGCCTGTTCCGGACCCGTACGGTCAGCCTCAGCGTGATCGCCAGCGTGCTGGTCGGCGTCGCGATGTTCGGCGGCACGACCTTCCTCAGCCAGTATTTCCAGCTCGCCCGGGGCGAGACGCCCACGGTGGCCGGCCTGATGACGTTGCCGATGATCCTCGGCCTGGCGATCTCCTCCACGGTCTCCGGGCAGATCATCACCCGCACCGGCCGCTGGAAGGTCTTCCTGGTCTCCGGCACCTTCTTCCTCACCGCCGGGTTCGCCCTCATGGGCACGCTGCGGTACGACACCGACTACTGGCTCGTCGCGATCTTCATGTTCTGCGTCGGCGTCGGCATCGGCATGAGCCAGCAGAACCTCGTCCTCGCGGTGCAGAACCAGGTGCGCGCGGAGGACCTGGGCGCGGGCAGCTCGGTCGTCTCGTTCTTCCGCTCCCTCGGCGGCGCGATCGGCGTCTCGGCCCTCGGCGCCCTGATGGGCGACCGCGTCAAGCACTACCTGGAGGACGCCCTGGCCGCGCTGGGCGTGCAGGGCGGCACCGGCCAGGAGGCCGGCGCGATCCCGAAGCTGTCCGCGCTGCCCGCCCCGATCCGCACGGCTGTGGAGGGCGCGTACGGCCACGGCATCGGCGACCTGTTCCTCTACGCGGCGCCGCTCTCCCTCCTCGCGCTGATCGCCGTGCTGTTCATCAAGGAGGTCCCGCTGCGGACCAGCGCGATCACCGTACGCGCCGACGCGGCGGAGGCCGGCGAGACGCCCGGACCCGAGACCGCGCCCCAGCGGAACGGCGCCGTGACCGGACGCCACGCCCAGCGGGACAGGCAGCAGCACGACAGGCAGCGGCCGGTCACGGCGGCCGGGGCCGAGCCGGCGTCGCCGAACGGCCACGCCACCGCCATCGAGCCCCTGAACGCACAGCCTCTGACCACGCAGGCCCTGAACGCACAGTCTCTGACCACGCAGGCCCCGAACGCGCAGGTCCTCACCGCCACCCAGGCCCAGCCGTACGCCGCTCTGGCGATGGACGCGCACGGGCCCGGCGTGGACATCCGCGGGTTCGTCAAGGGCCGGGACGGCGTGCCCGTGGGCCGCGCCACGCTCACGCTGATCGACGTACGCGGCCACCAGCTCGGCCGTACGGTCACCCAGGACGACGGGGGCTACGTGCTCCAGGCGCCCGGCAGCGGGACGTACGTGCTGATCGCATCGGCGGGCGACCGGGAGCCGCAGGTCGCGACGCTGGTCGTGGGCGACCAGCCGGTCGACTATGACATGGTGCTCGCGGCCTCGGGCCGGCTCGTCGGCACCGTACGCGGCGCGGACGGGACGCCGGTCGCCGACGCGGTGGTCGTCGTGACCGACGTACGCGGCGAGGTCGTGGCCAGCAGCGCGACCGACGCCCAGGGCGGCTTCTCCTTCTCCGGCATCGTGGCCGGCACCTACACGCTCACGGTCAGCGGCGCGGCCTACCGTCCCTCCGCCGTGCCGATCGAGGTGCTGGGCACCGGCCAGACCCGGCACGACGTCGTGCTGCTGCCCGGCGCGCGGGTGCGGGGCACGGTCCGCGTCAAGGACGGCGTGCCGCTGGCCGACGCCAGGGTCACGCTGCTCGACGCCGCCGGCAACGTGGTGGGCGTGGCGACCACCGGCGAGGACGGCGAGTACGCCTTCACCGACCTGACCGGCGGGCAGTACACGCTCGTCGCGAGCGGCTACCCGCCCGTTGCGAGCACGCTTAACCTCGGCGGCGAGGGCGACGAGCCGTACGACGTGTGGCTGGGGCACGAGCGATGA
- a CDS encoding YajQ family cyclic di-GMP-binding protein, translated as MADSSFDVVSKIDRQEVDNALNQTVKEVGHRFDFKGTGASISWSGQKDIEIKANSEERANAVLDVFKEKIVKRNLSLKILDAGEPKLSGKEYRLMVSLKEGIDQENAKKISKLIRDEGPKGVKAQIQGEELRVSSKKKDDLQQVISLLKGKDLDIALQFVNYR; from the coding sequence ATGGCCGACAGCAGTTTCGACGTGGTGAGCAAGATCGACCGGCAGGAGGTCGACAACGCCCTGAACCAGACGGTCAAGGAGGTCGGGCACCGCTTCGACTTCAAGGGCACCGGCGCGAGCATCTCCTGGTCGGGGCAGAAGGACATCGAGATCAAGGCGAACAGCGAGGAGCGGGCGAACGCGGTTCTCGACGTCTTCAAGGAGAAGATCGTCAAGCGCAACCTGTCCCTCAAGATCCTGGACGCGGGCGAGCCGAAGCTGTCCGGCAAGGAGTATCGCCTGATGGTGTCCCTCAAGGAGGGCATCGACCAGGAGAACGCCAAGAAGATCTCCAAGCTCATCCGGGACGAGGGCCCGAAGGGCGTGAAGGCGCAGATCCAGGGCGAGGAGCTCCGGGTCAGCTCCAAGAAGAAGGACGACCTCCAGCAGGTCATCTCGCTGCTCAAGGGCAAGGACCTCGACATCGCCCTTCAGTTCGTCAACTACCGGTGA
- a CDS encoding GNAT family N-acetyltransferase translates to MIRQAEPADLAVLAEIEKAADGMFVPLGIVFPPGTTVIEECDDPGRVIVAGRPPMGFALLGVVDGLTHLDQIAVRPDHGDQGIGTRLLDAVCAAATRAGSAAVTLTTFRDVPWNAPWYARRGFRVVRPDEWGPELTALVEHERALGIEVAPRVVMRKDL, encoded by the coding sequence GTGATCAGACAGGCCGAGCCGGCGGACCTCGCGGTCCTGGCGGAGATCGAGAAAGCGGCGGACGGGATGTTCGTACCGCTCGGCATCGTCTTCCCGCCGGGCACCACGGTCATCGAGGAGTGCGATGATCCCGGGCGGGTCATCGTGGCGGGCCGGCCGCCGATGGGGTTCGCCCTGCTCGGGGTGGTCGACGGCCTGACCCATCTCGACCAGATCGCCGTACGTCCCGATCATGGCGACCAGGGCATCGGAACGCGGCTCCTCGATGCCGTGTGCGCGGCGGCCACCAGGGCCGGCAGCGCCGCGGTGACGCTGACGACCTTCCGGGACGTGCCGTGGAACGCCCCCTGGTACGCCCGGCGCGGCTTCCGGGTCGTACGACCTGACGAGTGGGGGCCGGAGCTCACGGCGCTGGTCGAGCACGAGCGGGCCCTGGGCATAGAGGTGGCGCCTCGCGTCGTCATGAGGAAAGACCTCTGA